Below is a window of Halarcobacter anaerophilus DNA.
TATTTTTGATTTTTCCCGATACCCTGAATCCCAAACTGACTGTTCTTAAATCTACGTTTCCGTAGAATTGGGTTTTCTCATCTTCTTTAAAACAACCGCTTAAAAAAAGCAGTGCAACAATGGGCAGAATAAATATATATGATTTTTTCATTATTTGTCCTAATTGGATTTTATGGCAAGTATTATATCAAAATAGTATTTATCTATTTTATAAATAAGAGGAGAGTTCCCTCTTATTTTGTAGTTGGGTCTGTGAAAGTTCTGCTTCCTAACTCTTTATCTATAGTATAAAGTCCATAACCGTTGTCTCCTACAAGTTTGATATGGTCAATAATCGCTTTTACGGTAGCTTCTTCTTCCACTTGTTCCGTTACGTACCATTGTAAAAGGTTGTATGTTGCATGATCTTTGTCTTTCATAGCCAAGTCACTTAAAATATTTAAGTTTTTTGTCATTTTTTGTTCATGAGCCAAAGATTTTTTAAAAACATCCAAAAGAGAGTTGTAATCAACTTTTACTCCTTGAATAGGAGGAAGATTTATATCCACATCTTGGTCTTCTAAATATTTGAACATCTTCATGCCGTGTGCAACTTCTTCTTGGTATTGAATTAAAAACCAGTTAGAAGAACCGTTAAA
It encodes the following:
- a CDS encoding ferritin; translated protein: MVSKELEKALIEQLNKEYHSAYIYLGMSAYCSKEGFNGSSNWFLIQYQEEVAHGMKMFKYLEDQDVDINLPPIQGVKVDYNSLLDVFKKSLAHEQKMTKNLNILSDLAMKDKDHATYNLLQWYVTEQVEEEATVKAIIDHIKLVGDNGYGLYTIDKELGSRTFTDPTTK